One genomic region from Argentina anserina chromosome 2, drPotAnse1.1, whole genome shotgun sequence encodes:
- the LOC126784433 gene encoding CDPK-related kinase 5-like, with translation MGTCTSKPPKPNPYASRDPNDQSDPPQTPKSLPSLTPHHSSKDDAVSAHRHSHSHSQSPFFPFYSPSPAHYLKKSPATATKTKSGASTPSRFFRRPFPPPSPAKHIKAVLARRLGKKASASVAIPEDCEDEDGVDLDKRFGFSKELTSRLEVGDEVGRGHFGYTCSAVFKKGEFKGQQVAVKVIPKAKMTTAIAIEDVRREVKILRALTGHTNLVQFYDAFEDSDNVYIVMELCEGGELLDRILSRGGKYSEDDAKTVMVQILNVVAFCHLQGVVHRDLKPENFLYTAKDESSPLKAIDFGLSDFAKPDERLNDIVGSAYYVAPEVLHRSYSSEADVWSIGVIAYILLCGSRPFWARTESGIFRAVLKADPSFDEAPWPSLSLEAKDFVKRLLNKDPRKRMTAAQALSHPWMRNYNDVKMPLDILIFRLMKMYMRSSSLRKAALRALSKTLTVDELYYLKEQFALLVPNKNGTITLDNIRMALMKNATDAMKESRIPDLIASLNALHYRRMDFEEFCAAALSVHQLEALDHWEQHARCAYELFEKDGNRAIVIEELASELGLGPSIPLHVVLHDWIRHTDGKLSFLGFVKLLHGVSSRTFVKAQ, from the exons ATGGGAACCTGCACCTCCAAACCACCAAAACCAAACCCCTACGCCTCCAGAGACCCAAATGACCAATCTGACCCTCCCCAAACCCCCAAATCCCTCCCCTCCCTAACCCCCCACCACTCCTCCAAAGACGACGCCGTCTCCGCCCACCGCCACTCCCACTCCCACTCCCAGTCCCCCTTCTTCCCTTTCTACTCCCCCAGCCCCGCCCACTACCTCAAGAAGTCTCCGGCCACCGCTACCAAGACCAAGAGCGGCGCCTCCACTCCCAGCCGCTTTTTCCGGCGACCCTTCCCGCCGCCGTCGCCGGCGAAGCACATTAAGGCCGTGCTGGCGCGGCGGCTCGGGAAAAAGGCGTCGGCTTCGGTGGCGATACCGGAAGACTGTGAAGATGAGGATGGAGTTGATCTGGATAAGAGGTTTGGGTTCTCTAAAGAGTTAACTAGCAGATTGGAGGTAGGGGATGAAGTGGGGCGGGGGCATTTTGGGTATACTTGCTCTGCTGTCTTCAAAAAGGGTGAGTTTAAGGGCCAGCAGGTAGCTGTCAAAGTCATCCCTAAAGCAAAG ATGACAACTGCTATCGCAATTGAGGATGTAAGAAGGGAGGTCAAAATATTGCGTGCCTTGACTGGACATACAAATCTTGTTCAGTTCTATGATGCATTTGAAGATAGTGATAATGTCTACATAGTAATGGA GTTGTGTGAAGGTGGGGAACTTTTGGATAGAATACTTTCAAG GGGCGGAAAATACTCTGAAGATGATGCAAAGACTGTCATGGTTCAAATACTGAACGTTGTTGCATTTTGTCATCTTCAGGGTGTGGTGCACCGCGATCTTAAGCCAGAG AACTTTTTGTATACTGCTAAGGATGAGAGTTCGCCATTGAAAGCCATTGACTTTGGCTTATCAGATTTTGCCAAACCAG ATGAGAGGCTTAATGATATTGTTGGAAGTGCATACTACGTGGCTCCTGAGGTTCTACATAGATCTTATAGTTCGGAGGCTGATGTATGGAGTATAGGTGTAATAGCATATATTCTCTTATGTGGTAGTCGGCCATTTTGGGCTCGGACAGAGTCTGGAATTTTTCGAGCGGTCTTGAAAGCTGATCCCAGTTTTGATGAAGCACCTTGGCCTTCATTATCTCTTGAAGCGAAGGACTTCGTCAAACGGTTATTAAATAAGGACCCTCGGAAGCGGATGACAGCTGCTCAAGCATTAA GTCATCCTTGGATGAGGAATTATAATGATGTAAAAATGCCCCTTGATATCTTAATATTTAGACTCATGAAGATGTACATGCGATCGTCATCCCTTCGAAAGGCTGCTTTAAGG GCGTTGTCTAAGACATTGACTGTGGATGAACTCTATTATCTGAAGGAGCAGTTTGCATTATTAGTACCAAACAAGAATGGGACTATCACTCTTGACAATATTAGAATG GCTCTAATGAAAAATGCTACAGATGCAATGAAGGAGTCTCGGATTCCTGATCTTATTGCATCG CTAAATGCACTTCATTACAGAAGAATGGATTTTGAGGAGTTCTGTGCAGCTGCGCTGAGTGTACATCAGCTTGAGGCACTTGATCATTGGGAGCAACATGCTCGATGTGCATATGAACTTTTTGAGAAGGATGGAAACAGGGCAATTGTCATTGAAGAACTTGCTTCA GAACTTGGACTTGGTCCCTCCATTCCATTACATGTGGTTCTCCATGACTGGATTAGGCACACTGATGGGAAATTAAGCTTCCTTGGGTTTGTAAAGTTATTGCATGGTGTGTCCAGCCGGACATTTGTGAAGGCTCAGTGA